DNA from Brachyspira aalborgi:
TCAAAAATAGTCGATATAGAGAAAAAATCGGGCGCTTATAAAATAAGATTTTCCGACAGAAAAGTTATAAGAATAACCGAAAGCGGAAATATTATTTATCAAGGATTTTAAAATTTTAAATTTAAAATATTTTTTTTTAATATTCTTAATAAATAAAGAATTAAAGAATATTATAAAATATTAAAATTCTTCTATTTTTTTTGTTATGAAATTTATTATATTTTCTTTTGATATTTTAATCGGTTCGTTTTCTTTTTCAAAATAAATAAAATTTCCATCTCCCGTTCCCGCGACTCCAAAATCCGCATGCCTCGCCTCGCCAGGTCCGTTTACAACGCAGCCCATAATCGCTATTGTAATATTTTTTTTAATATTTTGAACATGCTTTTCAATATAGCTTGCAACTTCTTCAACTTCAACTTGACATCTTCCGCAAGTCGGACATGAGATTATTTCTATCGAAGGCTCTTTTCTTAAACCTAAAAATTTTAAAAGCATTTTTCCCGCCATAACTTCTTCCACAGGGTCGCCCGTTATAGAATATCTTATTGTGTCTCCGATTCCGTTCATTATGAGATAGGATAGCGCGCTTGTGCTTTTTATGAGCGAGCTTCTTAAAGTTCCCGCTTCCGTCACCCCCAAATGAATCGGATAATCGTATTTTTTTCTAAATAAAATATTCGCGTCTATCGTAGTTTTTATATCCGAAGATTTTAAAGAAACTTTTATATTTGTAAAATTTAAATCTTCCATTAATTTTATATGTTCTCCCGCGCTTTTAACCATATTTTCTGGGCTTACTTCTTTATAAATCGCTCTGTCCAAACTTCCGCCATTAACTCCGACTCTTATTGTCAAATCTCTTGCTTTTGCTTCTTTAATAACTTCTTTAACTTTTTCTTTATCTTTAATATTTCCAGGATTTAATCTTAAAGCGTCAATTCCATTTTTTATACTTTCTAAAGCGAGTCTATAATCAAAATGAATATCGGCTATCAATGGAATTTTAGTTTGCGATTTTATTTCTTTTATAGATTTTGCAGCGTCCATATCCAAAACGGCAAGCCTGACAATATCGACTCCCGCATCTTCAAGAGATTTTAATTGTCTAACTGTTGATTTTATATCTCTTGTATCTGTATTCGTCATAGATTGAACGGTTATAGGATTTCCGCCGCCTATTAAAATATTTCCTACTTGAACGATTTTAGTTTTATTCATAATAATTATTTTCCTTAAATCATTATTTATAATATTACTCATTTTTAGAACAAGCTTCATTCATATCACATTTTTTGCATTCACAATCTTTAAATTTAGGTCTGCAATAATTTCTTCCTATTTCCCAACATACAAAATCTATTAATCCTGGGAATTCTGGATTTAGCTCTCTCGCCTTGTATATTACCATATCAGGGCTTGCCTCTTTTTCAACAAAACCAAGTCTATATAAAACTCGTCTAATATGGACATCTGGAGATATATCTATACAATAATAATCTAACATAGGTATTTTGAATTGCCTAGCTAAAATATTGGCAGCCATAGTCGCTATTTTTATACCGCATCCGTCAAATTCTAAAAATCTATAAACTATTGTTGCGCTACTTGGATTATCATTCCATATTTTATCCGCTTTCCCTTCGTATTTATTAATGATATGGCGAACTCCATTATAAAAAATTTCCGAAAATTTATCGTTAAATCTATGAAATTTCTTTTTATCAAATAATTCTTCATTATTATTAAATAAATCTTTATAATATTTACAACCTTGCTTTTCAAGTTTATATATATCAAAAGTATTAAGTGTTTTATAAATTTTATAAGGTATAGCCCAAGCGCGTTCGGCTTTTATTTGCCTATCCATTAAACAAGCTAAAACAAATGCATGAGGATAATTTTTTAAATCATTTAAAAATTTATTCTGCTTTTCATCGTTAACAAGATGCACAATAGCTTTATCTTCTTTAAATAGCTTTTTTGATTTTTCTAT
Protein-coding regions in this window:
- the ispG gene encoding flavodoxin-dependent (E)-4-hydroxy-3-methylbut-2-enyl-diphosphate synthase; this translates as MSNIINNDLRKIIIMNKTKIVQVGNILIGGGNPITVQSMTNTDTRDIKSTVRQLKSLEDAGVDIVRLAVLDMDAAKSIKEIKSQTKIPLIADIHFDYRLALESIKNGIDALRLNPGNIKDKEKVKEVIKEAKARDLTIRVGVNGGSLDRAIYKEVSPENMVKSAGEHIKLMEDLNFTNIKVSLKSSDIKTTIDANILFRKKYDYPIHLGVTEAGTLRSSLIKSTSALSYLIMNGIGDTIRYSITGDPVEEVMAGKMLLKFLGLRKEPSIEIISCPTCGRCQVEVEEVASYIEKHVQNIKKNITIAIMGCVVNGPGEARHADFGVAGTGDGNFIYFEKENEPIKISKENIINFITKKIEEF
- a CDS encoding iron-sulfur cluster loop, translated to MDKIKLLIEKSKKLFKEDKAIVHLVNDEKQNKFLNDLKNYPHAFVLACLMDRQIKAERAWAIPYKIYKTLNTFDIYKLEKQGCKYYKDLFNNNEELFDKKKFHRFNDKFSEIFYNGVRHIINKYEGKADKIWNDNPSSATIVYRFLEFDGCGIKIATMAANILARQFKIPMLDYYCIDISPDVHIRRVLYRLGFVEKEASPDMVIYKARELNPEFPGLIDFVCWEIGRNYCRPKFKDCECKKCDMNEACSKNE